A region of Microbacterium suwonense DNA encodes the following proteins:
- a CDS encoding FAD-binding and (Fe-S)-binding domain-containing protein, with product MLEIAVDLAAELRDQGLADVSVSDIDRAMYSSDASLYRVVPQAVVRAQHVDELHAVHEVSRRLGVPLTLRGSGTSIAGNAIGSGIVVDTRGLNRVLNIDPEARTATVEPGVVHSELQRAAAPHGLRFGPDPSSHTRATIGGMIGNNACGSRALGYGRTVDNVEELEVIWGADTASPEITAGLGALAERNLGTIRTQFGRFGRQVSGYSLEHLLPERRSIPKFLVGTEGTLATVTRATVRLVSAPASRVLVALGYPDMAHAADAVPQIRAGIAPYESPQLRLTALEGMDARIIDLVRSRGVVVPELPRGTGWLFAEIGGEAGAVADAAVKVITASGSLASRVVSTPAEQDALWRIREDGGGLAGRALPTPAHAGWEDSAVPPEHLGAWLRDFERLLVDHGLKGIPYGHFGDGCIHVRIDFPFQPGDAASATVFHDFMHAAASALQKYGGTISGEHGDGRTRSELLPYMYEPDALRLFDEVKRICDPRGLMNPGVIADPSGDGPADITEDLRTVRPRGRPRTALKLLHDGGDLGAAVHRCTGVGKCVAPHAAGVMCPSYQATRNEKDSTRGRARVLQEALDGGLLRDGLTSAAVDEALDLCLACKGCATDCPTGVDMATYKSEVLHQKHDVAGIRRPRSHLTLGRLPLWARLAAPVATIANLAARIPPLAALGKWAVGIDQRRSTPTFAPRTLRRADRRAVTGGGQPDVWIWADSFTDHFFPNSGVAALEYLRANGIDARVIQDDACCGLTWITTGQLDRAKPMVTRTVERLAAYVDSGVPVLGLEPSCTATLRSDVLDLVDSADARRVADGVLTFAELVTRLKLPVPDLTGVEVVAQPHCHQNAVLGWSVDEALLRHAGATVTRVDGCCGLAGNFGVEKGHYEVSVAVAETHLLPSLRAHPDAVVLADGMSCRIQVDDLTDRPTMHLAELLASRL from the coding sequence ATGCTCGAGATCGCCGTCGATCTGGCCGCCGAACTGCGTGACCAGGGGCTCGCGGATGTCTCGGTCAGCGACATTGATCGAGCGATGTACTCCTCCGACGCCTCGCTCTACCGGGTCGTGCCGCAGGCCGTGGTGCGCGCGCAGCACGTGGACGAGCTGCATGCCGTGCACGAGGTGTCGCGTCGGCTCGGAGTGCCGTTGACCCTGCGCGGGTCGGGAACCTCGATCGCGGGCAACGCCATCGGCTCCGGCATCGTCGTCGACACCCGCGGACTCAACCGTGTGCTCAACATCGATCCGGAAGCGCGGACCGCGACCGTCGAGCCCGGAGTGGTGCACTCCGAGCTGCAGCGCGCCGCCGCCCCGCACGGGCTGCGGTTCGGACCCGATCCGTCGTCGCACACCCGCGCCACGATCGGCGGCATGATCGGCAACAACGCCTGCGGGTCGCGAGCCCTCGGCTACGGCCGCACGGTCGACAACGTCGAGGAGCTCGAGGTGATCTGGGGCGCAGACACCGCATCACCCGAGATCACAGCCGGTCTCGGCGCGCTCGCCGAACGCAACCTCGGCACGATCAGAACCCAGTTCGGCCGGTTCGGTCGGCAGGTGTCGGGATACTCCCTGGAGCACCTGCTGCCCGAGCGACGCAGCATCCCGAAGTTTCTGGTGGGCACCGAAGGGACACTCGCGACCGTCACCAGGGCGACCGTGCGCCTGGTGAGCGCCCCCGCATCGCGGGTGCTCGTCGCGCTCGGCTACCCGGACATGGCGCACGCCGCGGATGCCGTCCCGCAGATCCGCGCCGGCATCGCCCCGTACGAGAGCCCGCAGCTGCGACTGACCGCGCTGGAGGGCATGGATGCACGGATCATCGACCTGGTCCGCAGCCGGGGAGTGGTGGTGCCAGAACTGCCCCGGGGCACGGGCTGGCTGTTCGCCGAGATCGGCGGCGAAGCCGGGGCGGTGGCGGATGCCGCAGTCAAGGTCATCACGGCGTCCGGGAGCCTGGCATCCCGGGTTGTCAGCACCCCGGCGGAGCAGGACGCGCTCTGGCGGATCCGCGAAGACGGCGGCGGCCTGGCCGGCCGCGCGCTGCCGACGCCGGCGCATGCCGGATGGGAGGACTCGGCGGTGCCGCCCGAGCATCTGGGTGCGTGGCTGCGCGATTTCGAGCGTCTGCTGGTGGATCACGGGCTCAAGGGCATCCCGTACGGGCACTTCGGCGACGGGTGCATCCACGTGCGGATCGACTTCCCGTTCCAGCCGGGAGATGCGGCATCCGCGACGGTGTTCCACGACTTCATGCACGCCGCGGCATCCGCCCTTCAGAAGTACGGGGGAACAATATCCGGCGAGCACGGTGACGGACGCACGCGCTCCGAGCTGCTGCCGTACATGTATGAACCCGATGCGCTGCGGCTGTTCGACGAGGTGAAGCGCATCTGTGACCCGCGCGGACTGATGAACCCGGGCGTGATCGCCGACCCGTCCGGCGACGGGCCCGCCGACATCACCGAGGATCTGCGCACGGTGCGCCCGCGAGGGCGCCCGCGTACCGCACTGAAGCTGCTGCACGACGGCGGCGATCTGGGCGCGGCCGTGCACCGCTGCACGGGAGTCGGCAAGTGCGTCGCCCCGCACGCCGCAGGCGTGATGTGCCCCTCGTATCAGGCGACGAGGAACGAGAAGGACTCGACGCGAGGACGAGCACGGGTGCTACAAGAGGCGCTCGATGGCGGGCTGCTGCGCGACGGCCTCACCAGCGCCGCTGTCGACGAGGCTCTGGATCTGTGCCTGGCGTGCAAGGGCTGCGCGACCGACTGCCCGACCGGGGTCGACATGGCGACCTACAAGTCAGAGGTGCTGCATCAGAAGCACGACGTGGCGGGCATCCGCCGACCGCGTTCGCACCTGACGCTCGGCCGCCTGCCGCTGTGGGCACGGCTGGCGGCGCCGGTGGCGACGATCGCGAACCTGGCGGCGCGGATCCCGCCGCTTGCGGCCCTGGGCAAGTGGGCCGTCGGCATCGACCAGCGTCGTTCCACCCCGACGTTCGCCCCGCGCACGCTGCGACGAGCGGATCGCCGGGCGGTCACCGGCGGCGGTCAGCCGGATGTCTGGATCTGGGCCGACTCGTTCACAGATCACTTCTTCCCGAACTCGGGAGTCGCCGCGCTGGAGTACCTGCGTGCGAACGGGATCGATGCCCGGGTGATCCAGGACGACGCCTGCTGCGGCCTGACCTGGATCACGACAGGTCAGCTGGACCGCGCCAAGCCCATGGTCACCCGCACGGTCGAGCGGCTCGCCGCCTATGTGGACTCGGGTGTCCCCGTGCTCGGCCTGGAGCCCTCGTGCACGGCCACGCTGCGCTCGGACGTTCTGGATCTGGTCGATTCCGCCGACGCCCGGCGCGTGGCCGACGGCGTGCTCACCTTCGCCGAGCTGGTCACCCGACTGAAGCTGCCGGTGCCCGACCTCACCGGCGTCGAGGTGGTCGCGCAGCCGCACTGCCATCAGAACGCCGTGCTCGGCTGGAGCGTGGACGAAGCACTGCTGCGTCATGCCGGAGCGACGGTCACCCGTGTGGACGGATGCTGCGGACTGGCCGGCAACTTCGGCGTCGAGAAGGGCCACTACGAGGTCAGCGTCGCGGTGGCCGAGACGCACCTGCTGCCCAGCCTGCGCGCACATCCAGACGCGGTGGTGCTGGCCGACGGCATGAGCTGCCGCATCCAGGTCGACGACCTGACCGATCGCCCGACCATGCATCTCGCCGAGCTGCTGGCGTCGAGACTCTGA
- a CDS encoding ASCH domain-containing protein yields the protein MSITADPEVLASYWQDLRSTLPELPPEPPEAWAFGATPEHADGLLELVMSGVKTGTASSVWDYEASGDPMPRVGELSVILDGSGIPRAVIRTSSLLTVPFDEVSEEHAHAEGEGDRTLRAWREIHERFWRTHSEDPRGWAPDMPVLCERFTLVHPLP from the coding sequence ATGAGCATCACCGCCGATCCCGAAGTCCTCGCCTCCTACTGGCAGGATCTGCGCAGCACACTCCCGGAGCTGCCGCCTGAGCCGCCCGAAGCCTGGGCGTTCGGCGCCACCCCCGAGCACGCCGATGGCCTGCTCGAACTCGTCATGTCCGGCGTGAAGACGGGCACCGCGTCATCTGTGTGGGACTACGAGGCATCCGGCGATCCGATGCCGCGGGTGGGCGAGCTGAGCGTGATCCTCGACGGCAGCGGGATCCCCCGCGCCGTGATCCGCACCTCCTCGCTGCTCACGGTTCCGTTCGATGAGGTCAGTGAAGAGCACGCCCACGCCGAAGGCGAGGGCGACCGCACGCTCCGCGCGTGGCGTGAGATCCACGAGCGCTTCTGGCGCACCCACTCCGAGGACCCGCGCGGCTGGGCGCCGGATATGCCCGTGCTCTGCGAGCGGTTCACGCTCGTGCATCCGCTGCCTTGA
- a CDS encoding HTH domain-containing protein: MNRTDRLYALVEGLRAVAPRPRSARWLAERFEVSIRTVERDISALQQAGVPI, translated from the coding sequence GTGAACAGGACCGATCGCCTCTACGCCTTGGTGGAGGGATTGCGCGCAGTGGCGCCACGACCGCGCAGCGCCCGGTGGTTGGCCGAACGCTTCGAGGTCAGCATCCGAACAGTCGAACGCGACATCAGTGCACTGCAGCAGGCGGGGGTGCCGATCTGA
- a CDS encoding MalY/PatB family protein: MSIAEAAVAGHPFDAITESDLRSAGSLKWTMFPETIGAFVAEMDFGVAPAISQAIGAAVGAGFTGYLPSSLADELCTASARWYAEHYGWGVAASDVRLVPDVIAAYEFAITTYTAPGAAVIVPTPAYMPFLSVPLRHGRRVIEVPSREVDGRWVMDLDAVAAAFADGGELLVLCNPHNPLGTVATRDELHRIAEVVTDAGGRVFSDEIHAPLVYAPATHIPYASVSDAADAHTLTATSASKAWNLAGFKCAQLIFSNDETRDAWKANDGWVGHGTATIGVVAQLAAYTGGGGWLAEVVEYLDGNRRMLAQLVAEHLPGVRVTVPEGTYIALLDFRSTGLTGDLGAWFREHAKVAMTDGAQCGQAAIGFTRFVFATPRPLLREAVLRIARALREDL; this comes from the coding sequence ATGAGCATTGCAGAAGCGGCCGTGGCCGGGCATCCGTTCGACGCGATCACCGAGAGCGACCTGCGCAGCGCGGGAAGCCTGAAGTGGACGATGTTCCCCGAGACGATCGGCGCGTTCGTCGCCGAGATGGACTTCGGTGTCGCCCCGGCGATCTCGCAGGCCATCGGCGCCGCGGTGGGCGCCGGGTTCACCGGCTACCTGCCCTCCTCACTCGCCGACGAGCTGTGCACCGCGAGCGCGCGCTGGTACGCCGAGCACTACGGATGGGGCGTCGCAGCATCCGACGTGCGCCTTGTGCCCGACGTGATCGCGGCGTACGAGTTCGCGATCACGACGTACACGGCCCCAGGGGCGGCCGTGATCGTGCCGACACCCGCGTACATGCCGTTCCTCAGTGTGCCGCTGCGGCACGGCCGGCGGGTCATCGAGGTGCCCAGCCGCGAGGTCGACGGGCGTTGGGTGATGGACCTCGATGCCGTCGCCGCGGCCTTCGCGGACGGTGGCGAGCTGCTGGTGCTGTGCAACCCGCACAACCCGCTCGGCACGGTCGCGACCCGGGACGAGCTGCATCGGATCGCCGAGGTGGTGACGGATGCTGGTGGGCGGGTGTTCTCCGATGAGATCCACGCGCCGCTCGTCTACGCACCGGCGACGCACATCCCGTACGCCTCGGTGTCGGATGCTGCGGACGCGCACACCTTGACCGCCACCTCCGCGTCGAAGGCGTGGAATCTCGCCGGCTTCAAATGCGCGCAGCTGATCTTCTCGAACGACGAGACCCGCGACGCCTGGAAGGCGAATGACGGATGGGTCGGCCACGGCACGGCGACCATCGGCGTGGTCGCCCAGCTCGCCGCGTACACCGGCGGAGGCGGTTGGCTGGCCGAGGTGGTGGAGTATCTCGACGGCAATCGGCGGATGCTGGCCCAGCTGGTCGCCGAGCACCTGCCGGGTGTGCGGGTGACGGTGCCGGAGGGCACCTACATCGCCCTGCTCGACTTCCGCTCGACCGGGTTGACCGGTGACCTCGGGGCCTGGTTCCGCGAGCATGCGAAGGTGGCGATGACCGACGGTGCGCAGTGCGGACAGGCGGCGATCGGCTTCACCCGCTTCGTCTTCGCGACCCCGCGTCCTCTCCTGCGCGAAGCCGTGCTGCGCATCGCCCGGGCCCTCCGGGAAGATCTCTGA
- a CDS encoding LysR family transcriptional regulator, with protein sequence MRGVPELDALELLCAAVRYGSISQAARTCGVTQQSASVRLRGIERQLGMELFLRTPRGVVPTAEGETVASWAADVLAGAERFRAGVETLRDEHRRELTVAASQTVAAHMIPTWLVALRERQVRSGGTPTAVRLLTGNSVEVTELVRGGAADLGFIESSTIPGGLSQTAVGVDALVLVVAPTHPWSGRDGIAMAEVADAALVAREEGSGTRQTWEDAVRTRLGRDVADPSVVLPTSAAVRLAAAEGLAPAVLSRLAVADDLRLGRLSEVPVEGAPVVRPITALWRGGVRDLTSTSRELVEVATTGA encoded by the coding sequence ATGCGCGGTGTTCCGGAGCTGGATGCGCTCGAGCTGTTGTGCGCGGCGGTGCGCTACGGATCGATATCCCAGGCGGCGCGCACCTGCGGGGTGACGCAGCAGTCGGCCTCGGTGCGGCTGCGCGGAATCGAGCGACAGCTGGGCATGGAGCTGTTCCTGCGCACTCCGCGCGGAGTCGTGCCGACTGCGGAGGGCGAGACCGTCGCCTCCTGGGCGGCCGACGTGCTCGCCGGGGCGGAGCGGTTCCGCGCCGGCGTTGAGACGCTGCGTGATGAGCATCGGCGCGAGCTGACGGTGGCGGCGAGCCAGACCGTTGCGGCTCATATGATCCCGACCTGGCTGGTCGCATTGCGCGAACGGCAGGTGCGCTCCGGTGGGACGCCCACCGCCGTACGGCTGCTCACGGGTAACAGCGTCGAGGTGACCGAGCTGGTGCGCGGAGGCGCGGCGGATCTGGGCTTCATCGAGTCGTCCACGATTCCCGGCGGCCTGTCGCAGACCGCTGTCGGGGTGGACGCCCTGGTGCTGGTCGTGGCGCCGACGCATCCCTGGTCGGGTCGCGATGGGATCGCGATGGCTGAGGTGGCGGATGCCGCGCTCGTGGCGCGTGAGGAGGGCAGCGGCACCAGGCAGACCTGGGAGGATGCCGTCCGCACACGCCTCGGGAGGGACGTCGCCGATCCATCCGTGGTTCTGCCGACGTCTGCTGCAGTCCGTCTCGCCGCCGCGGAGGGCCTGGCGCCCGCCGTGCTGTCGCGTCTCGCCGTGGCGGACGATCTTCGGCTCGGACGCCTGTCGGAGGTGCCGGTGGAAGGCGCGCCCGTCGTGCGACCGATCACTGCGCTGTGGCGCGGCGGGGTGAGGGATCTGACCTCGACGAGTCGGGAGCTGGTCGAGGTGGCGACCACGGGAGCATGA
- a CDS encoding FCD domain-containing protein, which translates to MQAAAALARLCADQEKRLAERDIDGHRRLDILFHRALWQASGNSRILRAGEPLLDQMLLGNALSARQPGRGDQSLQEHRAIIDAIARADASAAEDLARTHIWRSHQSFADAIAS; encoded by the coding sequence GTGCAGGCTGCTGCCGCACTGGCGCGGCTGTGTGCTGATCAGGAGAAGCGACTGGCGGAGCGTGACATCGACGGGCACCGCCGCCTGGACATTCTCTTTCACCGCGCCCTCTGGCAGGCGAGTGGGAACTCCCGGATCCTGCGCGCCGGTGAGCCGCTGCTCGATCAGATGCTGCTCGGCAATGCGCTCTCCGCGCGGCAGCCGGGTCGTGGCGATCAGTCACTCCAGGAGCATCGGGCGATCATCGATGCGATCGCCCGCGCCGATGCGAGTGCCGCCGAGGATCTCGCCCGCACGCACATCTGGCGATCGCATCAGAGCTTCGCCGACGCCATCGCGTCGTAG
- a CDS encoding YeiH family protein — MQLSPVQTLPPRLLTRGADVLPGVLITAAIALVATGIGAIVPVLGSAVPAIVIGVLLSLVRPRLMAGHEKADARIQPGIAYSGKFLLQLAVVLLGVQLSIGAIAQVGLESLPIMLTTLVVCLVGAWLLGRMLRTERRLTTLIGVGTGICGASAIAAVSPVIGAASAEIAYAVSTIFLFNILAVVLFPLIGHALNLDPHTFGLFAGTAVNDTSSVVAAAGVFSTLALGYAVVVKLVRTLMIIPISIGLSVMEARRSARADSAAQPLTGRRIAKLVPWFLIGFLIVAIVNSTGIIPDAPREVLVQASVFLIAMALAGIGLSTDIPALRRAGWRPLALGGMLWVLVTVTALLTIAGTAALRG; from the coding sequence GTGCAGCTCTCCCCCGTGCAGACCCTCCCGCCCCGTCTCCTCACCCGCGGCGCCGACGTGCTTCCCGGCGTGCTGATCACAGCCGCCATCGCCCTCGTCGCCACCGGCATCGGCGCGATCGTCCCGGTGCTCGGATCGGCCGTGCCGGCGATCGTCATCGGGGTGCTGCTGTCGCTCGTACGACCCCGGCTGATGGCCGGGCACGAGAAGGCGGATGCCCGCATCCAGCCCGGCATCGCCTACTCCGGCAAGTTCCTGCTGCAGCTCGCCGTCGTGCTGCTGGGTGTACAGCTGTCGATCGGCGCGATCGCGCAGGTCGGCCTGGAGTCGCTGCCGATCATGCTCACGACGCTCGTGGTCTGCCTGGTCGGCGCGTGGCTGCTGGGACGGATGCTGCGCACCGAGCGGCGCCTGACCACCCTGATCGGCGTGGGCACCGGCATCTGCGGGGCCTCCGCCATCGCCGCCGTCTCGCCCGTGATCGGCGCGGCGAGCGCAGAGATCGCCTATGCCGTCTCGACGATCTTCCTCTTCAACATCCTGGCCGTGGTGCTCTTCCCGCTCATCGGCCATGCACTGAACCTGGATCCGCACACCTTCGGGCTGTTCGCTGGAACGGCAGTGAACGACACGAGTTCGGTGGTCGCCGCCGCCGGGGTGTTCAGCACCCTGGCGCTCGGCTACGCGGTGGTCGTCAAGCTCGTGCGCACGTTGATGATCATCCCGATCAGCATCGGCCTGTCGGTGATGGAAGCACGGCGCAGTGCCCGGGCAGACAGCGCCGCGCAGCCGCTCACCGGCCGCCGGATCGCCAAGCTCGTGCCGTGGTTCCTGATCGGCTTCCTGATCGTCGCGATCGTGAACTCCACGGGCATCATCCCGGACGCCCCGCGCGAGGTGCTCGTGCAGGCCAGCGTGTTCCTGATCGCGATGGCACTGGCCGGCATCGGGCTGTCCACCGACATCCCCGCGCTGCGTCGCGCCGGCTGGCGGCCACTCGCCCTCGGCGGGATGCTGTGGGTGCTCGTGACGGTCACGGCGCTGCTCACGATCGCCGGAACCGCCGCCCTGCGCGGGTAG
- a CDS encoding helix-turn-helix transcriptional regulator produces the protein MNFTPDAAVAVAVALRLTDASPFHPAARTALHKLTFAMDDADASSARERAQRVHFLRDRPARPRVPRAIADALSTRRVLRMSYVDRNGRHTAREIEPLGYVEADGVWCLVAWCRLRDGIRAFRIDRIRGVTVTAGTPEPRPLTGDDLDIAYGSLEPLEL, from the coding sequence GTGAACTTCACTCCCGACGCGGCCGTCGCGGTGGCCGTTGCGCTGCGGCTGACGGATGCATCACCGTTCCATCCCGCTGCCAGGACGGCACTGCACAAGCTGACCTTCGCGATGGACGATGCGGATGCCTCCTCAGCCCGGGAACGGGCTCAGCGAGTGCATTTTCTGAGGGATCGACCGGCTCGACCCCGCGTCCCGCGGGCGATCGCGGACGCCCTGTCGACGCGGCGCGTGCTGCGGATGTCCTACGTCGATCGCAACGGCAGGCACACGGCACGTGAGATCGAGCCGCTCGGCTATGTCGAGGCGGACGGCGTCTGGTGCCTCGTCGCGTGGTGTCGGCTGCGCGACGGCATCCGTGCGTTCCGGATCGACCGCATCCGGGGCGTGACCGTGACAGCGGGGACGCCCGAACCCCGACCGCTCACCGGCGATGATCTCGACATCGCCTACGGGTCGCTCGAGCCGCTCGAACTCTGA